One stretch of Rhodoflexus caldus DNA includes these proteins:
- a CDS encoding long-chain fatty acid--CoA ligase, whose protein sequence is MALQAFRYQAVHCNTYAAYLAALKTDIDTIQTIRQIPFMPINFFKYHRIGSTPQEAEVIFESSGTTGSINSRHYVADAAFYSANARRIFEYFYGNLADYHLFALLPSYLEKGNSSLVFMAEDFMKSTAQPSGFFLHNFNELAQRLQETCSQGKKTILLGVTYALLDFAEQYPMHLPDLIVMETGGMKGRRREMIRQEVHETLRRAFGCQVHSEYGMTELLSQCYAVNSDVFQTPPQVRILLRDLNDPFAPAERATGGINIIDLANIDSCCFIETQDIGQQLSDTTFRVLGRYDNSDVRGCNLLLY, encoded by the coding sequence ATGGCTTTGCAGGCGTTTCGCTATCAAGCCGTGCATTGCAACACCTACGCGGCCTACCTTGCCGCATTAAAAACAGATATAGATACCATTCAGACAATCAGGCAGATACCTTTTATGCCTATCAACTTTTTCAAATACCACCGCATAGGCAGCACCCCACAAGAGGCCGAAGTGATTTTTGAAAGCAGTGGTACAACGGGCAGCATCAACAGCCGCCACTATGTTGCCGATGCGGCTTTTTACAGTGCCAATGCGCGCCGCATTTTTGAATATTTCTACGGCAACCTTGCCGACTATCATTTGTTTGCCCTGCTGCCGTCTTATCTGGAAAAGGGCAACTCCTCGCTGGTGTTTATGGCGGAAGATTTTATGAAAAGCACAGCTCAACCTTCGGGGTTTTTTCTGCATAATTTCAACGAACTGGCACAGCGCCTGCAAGAAACTTGTTCGCAAGGGAAAAAAACCATTTTGCTGGGTGTAACTTATGCCCTGCTCGATTTTGCCGAGCAGTACCCTATGCACCTGCCCGATTTGATTGTGATGGAAACAGGTGGCATGAAGGGACGCCGCCGCGAAATGATTCGGCAAGAAGTACATGAAACCCTCCGCCGTGCTTTCGGCTGTCAGGTACACTCAGAATACGGCATGACAGAACTGCTTTCACAGTGTTATGCCGTCAATTCTGATGTTTTTCAAACGCCGCCACAGGTGCGCATCCTGCTGCGCGACTTGAACGACCCTTTTGCTCCGGCCGAACGTGCCACGGGAGGCATTAACATCATTGACCTCGCTAATATTGACTCGTGTTGCTTCATAGAAACGCAAGACATCGGACAGCAACTGTCCGATACAACATTTCGCGTATTAGGCCGTTATGACAATAGCGACGTTCGCGG
- a CDS encoding helix-turn-helix domain-containing protein has product MEDFNRIIESLSVRFIRCRHLDILHSVTVNNAYDVENTLIVVGEGSTVTLETTAETAHEGDMLFIPAGRACHLTFGMRDRSIQIGNEEFIHNREQYFRKHLPIQELKNGTKFQNYFHINFEAKVFDSVSFFTSLDIPPFVIKGNKRLLQITEEIVRESEADSVGRERVIQLQTDLLVVEIIRHILVNHQFTEKLATNNTYFRDPRLIDIFTYIKNNLNGDLSNRVLAQVANVSEDYVGQYFKMLTGINPQDYIEYQRMEMAVNLLRTSKKSIRAIGNEVGYKDTAYFCRRFKMMFGIPAGKMRRRESLMNL; this is encoded by the coding sequence ATGGAAGACTTCAATAGGATTATAGAATCGCTGAGTGTTCGTTTTATTCGCTGTCGGCACTTGGATATTTTACATTCGGTTACGGTTAATAATGCCTACGACGTGGAAAATACTTTAATTGTGGTAGGGGAAGGCTCTACCGTAACACTTGAAACAACAGCGGAAACAGCACACGAAGGCGACATGTTGTTTATACCTGCGGGAAGGGCTTGCCATCTTACCTTTGGTATGCGCGACCGCTCCATACAAATTGGTAATGAAGAATTTATCCATAACAGGGAGCAATATTTCCGCAAACACTTGCCTATACAAGAGTTGAAAAACGGAACAAAATTTCAAAACTATTTTCACATTAATTTTGAAGCAAAAGTTTTTGATTCGGTCAGCTTCTTTACTTCGTTAGACATCCCCCCGTTTGTTATTAAAGGCAATAAACGGCTGTTGCAGATAACCGAAGAAATTGTGCGCGAAAGCGAAGCGGATTCGGTAGGACGCGAGCGGGTTATACAACTGCAAACGGATTTGCTGGTGGTGGAAATCATCCGCCATATTTTGGTTAATCATCAGTTCACCGAAAAACTGGCAACCAACAATACCTATTTCAGAGACCCTCGTCTTATTGACATCTTCACCTATATCAAGAATAATCTGAACGGTGATTTGTCTAACCGCGTGTTGGCACAAGTAGCCAATGTTTCGGAAGACTATGTGGGGCAATATTTTAAAATGCTGACCGGCATCAATCCGCAGGATTACATTGAGTACCAGCGAATGGAAATGGCCGTGAATTTGCTGCGTACCAGTAAGAAAAGTATTCGTGCGATTGGCAATGAGGTCGGCTATAAAGATACGGCCTATTTCTGCCGCCGTTTTAAAATGATGTTTGGTATTCCGGCAGGCAAAATGCGTCGTCGGGAAAGCCTTATGAACCTTTAA
- a CDS encoding cyclic nucleotide-binding domain-containing protein — MKISDNAISALRQSALFKQLPKEVLQTIAAKTKLRQFFPDETIVWQGDPSDSLYVITNGIVAVQRMGANHQTQTLAYLMPGNTFGEVGILENQPRSATVKAITDVDVRVIRREHFMEVLHRHPVVAIELAKMLGRYLVDANRRMARSAKARMVLILNVFEGQGATSIGVMLANCLAEKTSARTVYTEYPVPQKLIADLGIEKRTKLYKSKHGSDFLISLDDPALPDVVKTTFMLDNIITEYENVVITLNESLDEDADGNLDQDIVMLLDYVKQIILLTPPDKVKDAQLVNVQQMLRKHIRRDEVQIFTLVNSTSEELQHYPADAGTDFYIPFIPDFPSLKVGEHEKLPVPTVLQNIFEMLIDRLERSNNIGIFIPTTIDVDKAIDAKPYVERTLNFLAERFGGATSKQAEGVWNSEQAGLVGETVYVVYTYVTHNDMNRHLDEVIEYVKSLKKELRQEAMAMEINKKLTLI; from the coding sequence ATGAAAATCAGCGACAATGCTATTTCAGCGCTGCGCCAGTCTGCACTTTTCAAGCAATTGCCCAAAGAAGTATTGCAAACCATTGCGGCCAAAACCAAACTTCGGCAGTTTTTTCCCGACGAAACCATTGTGTGGCAGGGTGACCCAAGCGACAGCCTTTATGTAATTACCAATGGCATTGTGGCCGTGCAACGCATGGGAGCCAACCACCAAACGCAGACGCTCGCCTATTTGATGCCCGGTAATACTTTCGGCGAAGTAGGAATACTGGAAAATCAACCGCGCTCGGCAACCGTAAAAGCCATCACAGACGTAGATGTGCGCGTAATCAGGCGCGAACATTTCATGGAAGTGCTGCACCGGCATCCTGTTGTTGCCATAGAACTGGCGAAGATGTTGGGGCGCTATTTAGTAGATGCCAACCGCCGCATGGCGCGTTCCGCAAAAGCAAGAATGGTACTGATTCTCAATGTATTTGAGGGACAGGGTGCCACCAGCATCGGGGTTATGCTCGCCAACTGTCTGGCAGAAAAAACAAGTGCGCGCACGGTTTACACCGAGTATCCCGTTCCACAAAAATTAATTGCCGACTTGGGTATTGAAAAACGAACCAAGTTGTACAAAAGCAAGCACGGCTCCGATTTCCTCATTTCATTGGACGACCCCGCCCTTCCCGATGTAGTCAAAACTACTTTCATGCTCGACAATATCATCACCGAATATGAAAATGTGGTAATAACGCTGAATGAATCGCTGGATGAAGACGCAGACGGCAATCTTGACCAAGATATTGTCATGCTGCTTGATTATGTCAAGCAAATTATCTTGCTCACTCCTCCCGATAAAGTAAAAGATGCACAGTTAGTAAATGTCCAACAAATGCTGCGCAAGCATATCCGCCGCGATGAGGTGCAGATATTTACCCTTGTAAACAGCACCAGCGAGGAGTTGCAGCACTACCCTGCCGATGCCGGAACCGATTTCTACATTCCGTTTATTCCCGACTTCCCTTCACTCAAAGTAGGCGAACATGAAAAATTGCCCGTGCCGACAGTGTTGCAAAACATATTTGAAATGCTGATAGACCGATTAGAACGCAGTAATAACATCGGCATTTTCATCCCCACCACAATTGACGTGGACAAAGCAATAGATGCCAAGCCTTACGTAGAGCGCACGTTGAACTTTTTAGCCGAGCGCTTTGGCGGCGCTACCAGCAAACAAGCCGAAGGCGTTTGGAACAGCGAACAAGCAGGGCTTGTCGGTGAAACGGTGTATGTAGTTTATACCTACGTTACCCACAACGATATGAACCGCCACCTCGACGAGGTGATAGAATACGTTAAATCGCTGAAAAAGGAACTTCGCCAAGAAGCGATGGCTATGGAAATCAACAAAAAACTAACCCTGATTTAG